In the Arthrobacter sp. 31Y genome, one interval contains:
- a CDS encoding glycoside hydrolase family 3 N-terminal domain-containing protein, which produces MSTGAADQQALARIPASDVVEHLIREMTLEEKLAQLVGVWVNASTDGDSVAPLQNQMAGDTRSWDDIIANGLGQITRMYGTVPVEPAEGAHRLAAAQEQIMAASRFGIPAQVHEECLAGLAAWKATAFPVPLAWGATFNPALVREMASRIGTSMRSLGIHQGLAPVLDVVRDLRWGRVEETIGEDPYLVGTVATAYVQGLESAGIVATLKHFVGYSASQAGRNHAPVSMGPRELADVMLPPFEMAIRHGGPRSVMHAYTDVDGVPAAANRALLTGLLREDWGFAGTVVADYFGVAFLDITHGVAADSGDAAVLALTAGVDVELPTVNCFGEPLLRRIREGGLDESVVDQALRRVLRQKAELGLLSPDFSAAPSALSDVKALELDPAENRALARQLAAQSLVLLSNREFQGAPALPLALGASMGSLGVVGPLAEDPFAMLGCYSFDAHVGASHPEVQMGISVPSVAGVASGRFGRVLTSVTGNCEAATDEQIAEACRVASSVDTCVVVVGDNAGLFGRGTSGEGNDAADLRLPGDQHRMLDRVLAACAESGTRAVVVVLSGRPYALGDFVDRADAIVQGFFPGEEGGEALWDALTGVVNPSGKLPVSVPRSPGGQPGTYLHSKLAGPTGVSALDPSPLFGFGHGLSYTSFEISGHRCSAPTMSTSDSVVVSCTVTNTGLRDGAEVVQLYLEDPVGEVVRPVRELIGYARVELEAGASAVVDFVVHADRTSFTGLDLQRVVTPGLVKLHVSTSSTSDAATHEVILDGPRRVVGLEREMLTPVEVRRE; this is translated from the coding sequence GTGAGCACCGGCGCCGCCGATCAGCAAGCACTTGCCCGCATACCCGCATCGGACGTCGTGGAGCACCTCATCCGTGAAATGACCCTTGAGGAAAAGCTCGCGCAACTGGTGGGAGTGTGGGTCAACGCGTCCACTGACGGCGATTCCGTAGCACCCCTGCAAAACCAGATGGCTGGTGACACCCGTTCCTGGGACGACATCATCGCCAACGGCCTGGGGCAGATCACCCGCATGTACGGCACCGTTCCTGTTGAACCCGCGGAAGGCGCTCACCGTCTGGCCGCCGCTCAAGAGCAGATCATGGCCGCGTCCCGTTTCGGCATACCTGCGCAGGTTCACGAGGAATGCCTGGCAGGTCTGGCCGCCTGGAAAGCTACGGCTTTCCCTGTACCGCTCGCCTGGGGCGCCACCTTCAACCCTGCACTGGTGCGTGAGATGGCCTCGAGGATCGGCACGAGCATGCGGTCCTTGGGCATCCACCAAGGATTGGCTCCCGTGCTGGATGTTGTGCGTGATCTCCGCTGGGGACGCGTGGAAGAAACCATCGGCGAAGACCCGTACTTGGTAGGGACGGTGGCCACTGCCTACGTTCAAGGCCTGGAATCCGCCGGCATCGTCGCCACCCTCAAACACTTCGTGGGCTACTCCGCATCCCAGGCCGGCCGCAACCACGCGCCCGTCTCCATGGGCCCCCGCGAACTCGCGGACGTTATGCTGCCGCCGTTTGAAATGGCGATCCGCCACGGTGGTCCGCGTTCAGTCATGCACGCATATACCGACGTCGACGGCGTACCGGCTGCCGCGAACCGCGCCCTTCTAACCGGGCTGCTTCGTGAGGACTGGGGCTTCGCCGGCACAGTGGTAGCCGACTACTTCGGCGTCGCATTCCTGGACATCACCCACGGAGTAGCCGCAGACTCCGGCGACGCAGCCGTGCTGGCGCTTACCGCGGGCGTTGATGTGGAATTGCCTACCGTGAACTGTTTCGGTGAGCCGCTGCTGCGGCGCATCCGCGAAGGTGGGCTGGACGAATCCGTGGTTGACCAGGCCCTGCGCCGGGTGCTCAGGCAGAAAGCCGAGCTTGGGTTGTTGTCGCCCGACTTCTCTGCTGCTCCGTCGGCGTTGTCTGACGTGAAGGCGCTTGAGCTGGATCCTGCGGAGAACCGGGCGTTGGCGCGGCAGTTGGCTGCACAGTCCCTGGTGCTGCTGAGTAACAGGGAGTTCCAGGGGGCTCCGGCACTGCCCCTCGCCTTGGGCGCTTCCATGGGTTCTTTGGGCGTCGTGGGGCCATTGGCCGAGGACCCCTTCGCGATGTTGGGCTGTTACTCCTTTGACGCTCATGTTGGTGCGTCGCATCCGGAGGTGCAGATGGGCATTTCCGTACCCTCCGTGGCAGGTGTTGCTTCTGGACGTTTTGGGCGTGTGCTCACCTCTGTCACCGGCAACTGCGAAGCGGCCACGGACGAGCAAATCGCCGAAGCCTGCCGCGTGGCATCCTCGGTGGACACGTGCGTGGTGGTGGTAGGTGACAACGCCGGACTGTTTGGCCGCGGCACTTCGGGCGAAGGGAACGACGCCGCCGACCTCCGCCTCCCCGGCGACCAGCACCGGATGCTGGACCGGGTGCTCGCTGCCTGTGCCGAGTCCGGGACACGCGCCGTGGTGGTGGTCCTCAGCGGCCGGCCGTACGCACTAGGTGACTTTGTTGACCGTGCCGACGCGATCGTCCAGGGTTTCTTCCCGGGAGAAGAGGGCGGCGAGGCACTGTGGGACGCTCTGACCGGCGTCGTCAATCCTTCCGGGAAGCTGCCCGTATCCGTGCCACGCTCCCCCGGCGGACAGCCCGGCACGTACCTTCATTCCAAGCTCGCAGGACCCACCGGGGTCAGCGCGCTGGACCCCTCACCGCTGTTCGGCTTCGGGCACGGTCTGTCCTATACGAGCTTTGAGATTTCCGGTCACCGCTGCAGCGCGCCCACCATGTCGACGTCGGACTCGGTGGTTGTGAGTTGCACGGTCACGAATACCGGGTTGCGGGATGGCGCCGAGGTTGTTCAGTTGTACTTGGAGGATCCGGTAGGCGAAGTCGTGCGTCCGGTCCGCGAGTTGATTGGCTACGCCCGCGTCGAACTGGAAGCCGGCGCGTCCGCCGTCGTCGATTTTGTGGTTCACGCGGATCGCACGTCCTTCACGGGGCTGGACCTCCAGCGCGTGGTGACGCCAGGGCTGGTGAAACTGCACGTTTCCACGTCCAGCACGTCCGATGCTGCTACGCATGAGGTCATTCTGGATGGACCGCGACGCGTGGTGGGGCTCGAACGCGAGATGCTGACGCCGGTGGAGGTGCGGCGCGAATAG
- a CDS encoding GNAT family N-acetyltransferase — MLPHPTARLRFREMTVADLDLMSSLLGDPEVMTYYPAPKSRDEAAAWIAWNQANYARHGYGLWIVETHEGGFVGDCGLTWQHVNGRSEIEVGYHVRLELQGRGYGSEAALACLEYARDVVGAALLVAIVHPDNVASRRVAERLGMRHLEDDLGGSMVRTVMGVEFS, encoded by the coding sequence ATGCTCCCCCATCCGACGGCCCGGTTGCGCTTCCGCGAGATGACGGTGGCTGACCTCGATCTGATGAGCTCCCTGCTGGGTGATCCCGAAGTCATGACGTACTACCCGGCGCCCAAATCCCGTGATGAGGCAGCGGCCTGGATCGCGTGGAATCAGGCGAACTACGCCCGCCACGGCTACGGGCTGTGGATTGTAGAAACGCACGAAGGCGGGTTCGTCGGCGACTGCGGGCTGACCTGGCAGCACGTCAATGGGCGGTCCGAAATCGAGGTGGGGTACCACGTGCGTTTGGAGCTCCAAGGGCGAGGGTATGGCAGCGAAGCAGCTCTAGCGTGTCTGGAATACGCGCGGGATGTTGTTGGTGCTGCCTTGCTTGTGGCCATCGTCCACCCGGACAATGTGGCCTCGCGCCGGGTTGCTGAGCGGCTGGGCATGCGACACCTTGAGGATGATCTTGGCGGATCGATGGTGCGGACTGTGATGGGCGTGGAGTTCAGCTGA